The Musa acuminata AAA Group cultivar baxijiao chromosome BXJ1-8, Cavendish_Baxijiao_AAA, whole genome shotgun sequence genomic sequence GCACATCATCATTTTCTTCAACATATCACTCAATCTATTAGTATGTCGACTTTCTCACAGCATTCGATCTTTAGGTGCAATACCCGATCTTTCCAACACGATGCCCAATCTTATTGTACGAAATCCAATCTTTAGCACATCAactaatcctccggctcgacatccaattccCGACATGATACTTTTCTCGGCACAACATCTAATTCTCTTACTTCGATAATTTGCCCTTTAATGGTTTGAGTCCGTCATCAAAGTATttcttgcatcacttatctcaaaagtatattagtctataaattcatcaattgatttcattatcaaaatccgggattcaacacTACTACCATGTTGAAAAGCATAAATAGTGCTTATCAATTGACTTAGACGATACCACCGCTTTggcctagtagtaccaccacccaagcctAGTTTAGGTCACTTGTTTTGCCTTCTAATGGGCCCAATTTAGCCCGACTTCAAGCCCAATATTTTTCTTAACAAGTGAGCTTTCTTTCAGCCCAATACCAACTTAAATTGATCCAAAATGATCTCAATTAAGACCTTGACAAATCAACCACACATTCGACATATTTACAAAACTTTCGACATGTCGTACGCTCTTTTGGAATATCATCTAATCTTCCAACACTTCATCTAAACTTTTAAcacatcatcctttccttcggtATATCACCAATTTCACTAGCATATCGACTTTCCCATTACAGTCAATCTTTCGATGAAATATTCAATCCTTCATGCACGATATTCGAACCATTAGCACAAAATCCGATCTCCAACATGTCGACCAACCCTCCAATTGGATGTTCAATTTTCAATACGATAATTTTTTAATACAACATTCGACTCTCCTAATCGATAGTTAGCTCTTCAGTAGTTTGATTCTATGATCGAAGTATTTTTCTATATTATCTATCTCGAAAGCATATTAgtctcataaactcatcaattaattttattatcaaaatttaagattcaacatttagtctaatttaaaaaaaattataaacaatGAAAACAACTTGATCCATCTTTTATGTAGTCGATTTAAATTACATATAATTTGTGAACGGAGTCTAAATATTTTAGTGAGGGAATCTCATATCATATATCACCAACAACTTCAAATGAACAAAGCATGTAGCATCGATGTAATTTATGTGTGATTTGAGAACATGATATGGTGAGATCAAATATTTACGGAATTCCACATTTATTAACATGTTCTCAGTACTTCTTTTGGAGCTTAACCAGGTTTTCAAATTTGGTTCTGAATTGGCCCTGAAAAAAATGGCAAAAACAAATTCTTCTTAGTGAGGAGTTTCTTACTGATTAAGAAGCTTGCTTGAAATGGCAAAAACAAATTCATCTCAAAGAACAAATTCATCTTAGTGAGGAGTTTCTTACTGATTAAATGGCAAACACAAAAATGGTTCTCGACAAATTCTCTTGCTTGAAGTGTCATATGCGAAGTGGCTACATAGATACTCTTTTACAGGTTATAGTACGAATCGATGTGTTGCACGTGTGGCTGCTTTTGCTAGATGTTATGTTATCTTAACAATAAAGTTAAATTGAATGTCCAGTATAAAGCATAGACATAACATGAGTTGCATGCCATAATCTCGTAGGTATACAATACAAAAAAGAGGAACCCGTTTAAATCAAGCAAAAAGAAGAAACTACATTATGTTGAACATGAAATTTCTTATGTAACATTTGCAGTCGAGAAGGATCACTCACAATGACACGAGATCCATCATCTTGTCAAGAGACGCACATTTCATGTAACCTGTAAGTTTCGAGGAAAGATTTTTCCAGATTCATGCATGTTCTCACAGTTCATAACATTGAATAATTTAAAGACTCAAACATTCAAAGTCAGGAACCAACAATACAAGGCAATCATATCCACATGCCACACTCGATCCAGCATTTACAAGCATACGACAATAATGGCCCAGTACATAAGATATGCCAATGTACTAGATTTCAAAGCTAACAAGATAAGATAATACGAAATCATATTAGTGAAAGattgaataaaattataatatcacaACATTGAGAAAAATATCGAGACATTGACCCTTGTCTAAAAAGGTTTTGGACTTAGCGTCTGCAAGTTTGATATATCCACAATATCATAAACTAGGATCATCACGAACTGCAATATCTTGACATAGAGAAAGCAGGAGGATGAGTAAGATCCAGAGATATATCAAGGAAAAATAGGTCCACAATCTCATAGGCACTATGAAATCTGTGTTGTATACATCATCGAAATTCTACCTCAACCGAGTATAACAAGTTCGCCCAATCCGATAAATGTGCAAAACTAGTGGAGACCGCAAACCAGCTGTCTCTCAAACCGCAGAAATTCCGATCACAAAAGGGCAAGTGCTCACTTGCAGATTCTGTTAAATATCCATCAAATATTAATAGCATTACAAAGATGCTTGCACCTGCTATCATTCACTATTCAGGAGCATGACATATCACATCAAATAAAAGCATGCAGCTAATGATCTATCAGATAAGAGTAAAACACCCAGTAGAGTAACACACAACTTGGTAAGCATCACTTTAggaatatcaaacaaaaaaagaaagacatGCTAATAAACAATGGATTAAATCTAGTACCTTTGTCGTTTGAGATGAGAATTTTCATAGCAAGGTCCACTCCAAAATTTTTCAGCAAATATCTTTTGATAATGTGGGTATCTTCGATGTTGTAGATTCACTGAAAAGGTACTGAAGCAAGGGAGCCACGACTGCAACACTCATACTGTTCCCCAACAAGGCGTACCTGCAGATAAAGTAGCATATAAATCTGCATTAATAAGCCAAGAAATGAACAGGCATCTTTATGCCATTAATCAGAACATTCTTCTGTTCCAACAAATTCACTTGAAAATTCCCCCCTAAAACCACTTCTTTCATAGATTAAGCTGTAGACACATGTTTACAAAATTTCCCTAAACCAGTTCACACCAAACAAATGGATGAAAGGATGGTTTATATCAAAACCCAGATGTATGaatggaaaaagaaaataaaagattatatagcATTAGTAACCAAACATAAACTACAAAAGAATTCATAAGTCTGCAAATATGAAAACCCAGATGTACAAATGGAGAAAAACTAAAAGCTTACATAGCATTAGTAACCAAACATAATCTACAAAAGAATTCATAAGTCTGCATCCCTAAATAGACAATTAAGGGATTTCAGAATACAAAATAAACATCTTCGAAAATGAAGCAGTGTTTTAACTCCCTAAAAGCTATTATGGTACAAACACTATCAATGCCAGTCCCAAGCTCATATGAAAAAGGTGGAGAATTGCATTAAGCCATTGACAGCCAATATAAGACTATGTCAAATACCATTAACATGAACCTTAACCAGCAGATGCCAAATAACTAGGACATTAcaatttgttgttattgttattgttgttgctgCTACTATTTCAAGGTACAGAAACAAAACAAGcaacaaaatatattataaattaaatatgGAAATGAGAGTATGTTCTTTTGATTTGGACAAAAAGCAGTACTATATGACATGAAAACATCCATTCTAAAATCTACATGATGAGGCAAATGAAAATTAGTAACCAACCTGGAACAGATGACACATAGGCCCAAGTGGCTGAAAAACAATATGGAACTCTAACATTGCCATGATATCCCATTATTCTGTTTTGATTGTTCACTAGCAAATGGTAGCAAAAGCAACACTACAAGCTTGCACTGCACAATTTAATTGATTTTAAGCCTAAGGTAACCTTAAACAATAATCCATGATCTTTAAGTGTAACAAAAAGACCACATAACACTTTCCAGAAAAGTCTCAGTCAACTTCAACTGCAGCTTAATCTCTTAAGAACACAACTGGAAATCTGAAGTTACTTGTAAACTGGACTATAAAACAACTCACCGTTGCCTTAGGCTTGTATGTGACGGAAAGTGGAATTCCGCTGGAAAAGAATGCAAATTAGCAACCTGAAAACAGTTGAAAATTTTTAGGTCACATATACAAGTTAATTAGACATTGATCACATAACAAATGCATACCTCTCGGGGTGTAAAGAACCGAAGGCCAAGCTCTATCAAGGAGGgagcttcaagtcttgagttaatGTCCTAttacaaacaaaaaaaatttatttgaaagAAATTTTGCAGAAAAAGTTTGCTAAAAACAACTAAACAGTTATGTGAATGCCAAAGGAAAGAAAGCAAAAGGAGAGAAGAGTTGATACCCCAGAAGTAGCCAATAAGGAGCCTGTACCCTTTACATAACGATAGTAACTCTTGGTAAAACAACAGCAGCGCCTGGACTCAGGGAAGACTACATCTTTATCTTGGTCAAGGAATGGACACAAATAACAGTATTCAAGCAAACTCATAAACCTACTATTTGACAAGACAGAATTAGAATACAAGAGAACGATACAAGGATACCCATGGCATTTCCCCACCTCTCAATCAAACTTGGTGCAACAGAGTATATGTCCCAAGCATTCTTGTATGTCCCACCTCCATCATcttcaaaaattttatcattatcaATGTCTGCCAAGTGTTTAGGTGTACTAGTACTGGTTGAAATTTTATCAATCATGTATTTACCATCAGCCGGGGAGGAAACAATCTCTGTGCCAAACCTAAATGTCATGTATTCTTGCTGATTTCCTGTAACAAAATGTGTCTCTAAAAAGTTTATAATAGGCTCACAAGAACTGTTGAATTCTTCCTGATTTCCATCATTGCCATCAGACCCATCTGTTGACTGGTTATTTTTTGATGGCATGAAGGGAGAGGGTGTCTGTAGTATTAAGTTATTGCAGGATGGGTTTCGAAAAGACAAAGGTTTTCTCTTTGCCTGCAAAGTGACAAGCATTTTAGAAAAGATTGTTTACACTATGTGCAAAAGAAATCGATTCATGATGCCAGTGCTCCTATTATGCTTTCCATGAGTAATTACGCAAATTAACAGATATATGTTTCATGCAGAAATGATTTCTAGgtgacatgatactaaaataagaATTTGTATAAATATACTCAAAGGTATTTCAGCAgtctttttgaaaaaaattatgcaGTGCTTTAGAAAGGCATTCGGGTGCTTGACTAGGCACTCAGATGAGGCGACTTCAACAAGACACTGCCTAGGCATGCACCTCAATTGAGGTATTGGCTGATGAGATGCTAGCTTGGGTCTAGGATGAGATTCCAGCCCTTAAGTTTTGCACCCACCATCAGTGCATGACCCTCACTTTGTCATCTATTCCATAGGCACTAACTAGTTATTGAATTATCGCAGCAAATTATACAAAGAGAAAGAATGCATACCATGTCAAAATCTGGTATATATTAAAACAATCAAGCAATCAAAGCTCATCATGATTTGCAGAATAGTGTTGATCTTAATTCCAAACGAATGGGATGAGAGATGGTGTTAACATTATCAAATGCAAAGGAAGATTTGGTATTTTTTAATTATCACATTTTGCTATGGGGTGCTGCAGTAAGGGCATATGTATTTGGAGAAGCAAAGACATTCACTAGacaataaaatgataaataagacTGAGAACAAGTATAAAAACACCATGTTCAAGAATCTTAAAGTTTGAAAAGGAGGAAGTCGATTAGGACGAAGTAGAAGAAAATATTTGAAGGATGTATATCAAGTGGTGAAAACGAGAACAAAGCTAATGTCAATGATGATGTAGTAGACCTTGATGACCATTAAAACTCTTGTAGtaatatatgtttatttttttgtatttagatatcaaaattaaattattattttattgattgagtgctcatacatacatacatacatacatacatacatatgtgtgtgtatgtgtgtatgtatatatatatatatatatatatatatatatatatatatatatatatatatatatgatgttttGATAATAATTATCTTGCATaggtaatataatataaaattcatTTTAGTTGAAGTTATTATTTAccttaaatatattttcataatatttGTAATGGAAGTGCATAGCTTTGCTCCGGCAAGCGCCTAGGTGAGTGACTAGCACTTCAAGGGAACCTGACACCCATAATGCCTTGGACTTTTGGCAACCTCAAGACCATGGAAGCATCCTAGAAGCCAAGGTGACAATCACCAAACCAATCTAGTAATATAACTCATCATTATTTACATTATCATAAATCGATTAATTAGTACATGAGACAATTGTAAACACATTATGATGCTTCATAACTAAAGCAAAAAACTTTGAGAAATTCCTTTTCATGCCCAAGTTCAACAAACAAAAGTAATCAATATTGAATGGGCATACCAAGCAAAAGTACCGAGGCCTAGAATATGGTACTCCAAACTGCAATGGGCTCAAAATATATTCCTGTGTGACAAAACCAATTCCAGCCAACACTTCCATCATATGCTTGTGGGTATTGGAAGTCTGCAACAGAAGGTAAGAATTCTACTCAATAAGATCCAATAGATATGGATACGGAATCATAACTAGTTGAATAGAAACCTCAAACCCAACAACATTCTCCACAAACAACATGAGTGGAGGCTGCATCATATGTGACATATTCTCAAGGATCTTGATGAAAGACAATGCTCGAGCATCAGCTGAGTCTTTCTGCAGACCTAGAAAAAACAACACAAATTTAATGTAAAGGCAAAGAAATCTGAATACAAAAAGCAACATCAAATAGTTTTAAAACACAACCTTGTCTAGTGTATGGTTGACATGGAGGAGAAAGGAGCCATGCATGTGCTTCATACTTGTCTAAATCAAGAGGAGTTAAAATTTGAATGTTTCCCTGCGACAAAGCAATAACTGATACATCAATGATGAACCAAGAGGGTTCCATATATCTCTCTAGGCTGCCACTCAAACTATCTAGATATTTTTCCTATTACATATTTCAGGCAAAGGCCCAGGGTAATGATTGTCTAATTGAAAAACATCCAAACCATATGAACATGCATCTATGTAGTGTAATCAAATATATCGATATAACTATTTATAATTGTTGATGTCCATATAAATAgggcatgtgttgtttgaatttTGTTGGTCGGCATGGTAATGATGGGCCAAACTTAAGGAAGCAAAAGCATATTCTAAGTTTTCCAGCATGTCACTTCTGATTTGTGCCACTATATAATCTCCAATATCACATGTATACAATGTTTTTCTTCGCAATAATGTCTAAATcacattaaaaagaagattatttaATGCATTGTGCAACTATATGTGCCTTACAAAACTGTGGCAGTCTTTTTATTGGATAGAAAATTTATGATTGCATTGACACATTTTCTAACAAGATTGATGAATAGCACATCTGAAGTTCTAAATTGTAAACAGTGTTATTCATCATACTTGGAAAATTTTGAAGTAGTTGTTGTCTTGTATCCTTTCTTTCaaccaaatgaaaagaaaattggtGTTTTTTTGTTGATAAAATGTAGTGTCAAAAaaagattttaaaaataaaagcaATAACATCTTGGATCGGTTTATCATTAATGAAACCAGTTGTTGCTTTCAGCATCTAAGGATGATGAGGTTTCACCAAGACCTTGGACATCAGAGTTGCTCTTTTATATcaatttagtttggattttgaAGATTGAACTCTAACGCTATTAAAAGACTTGTTTAAACAATACAAAGGAAACCCCatagctaaaaataaaaaaagaaactaatCTCCTGCATCTAATATAACACCAAACCATCACATATTTtaccaaattaatttatttccaAGACCAATTTTTAGtccagaaaaatattttaaaattctagAACACATTTTTCCAGTTGTGAACCATCTGCAATCTCCAAACTTCCAGGATACATGAGTTCTTATCATTCAAACTTGTCATCATTTCTCACTTGTGAGACTAGATATAAATCACGGTGGACACTACAATGAAAAGAATTAGCACATCGTTTATCCAAAGGAAAAATTGGAAGAAACAAAAATCCAAAAGACAAAACAAGATCACTTGTGGAGTCACAAGTTCGATAATTGGTCAACCTCCATAGGTACAGCTCCAACTGTCATTGCACAAGACCATGCAAAGCCTCCAACATGCCATCATCTTCCACTCCACTGGTCCACTGGTGGCAGTAGTAGAAGTTTGGTAGCAGTAACTACTACGAGGGATGGAGGGGAAGGAGAAGGAGAGACGAGGAACCTGGAAAGGACGATGGCCGAAGTTGTGCTCGTAGACATCGTTGGCGATGTTGTTTATGTCGAACGCTTCCACCACGCGTCCTCGAATCCCAGCCCGAAGCAGGGAGTATCTCTGCAGCCGGCGCAAACGATTCGTCAGTTGACGAATGTTATATTATGGAGAGAACAACGAACGAAACCCTAGTAGCAGTAAGTATTCACCAAACGGATGAGATCCGGGAATCGCAGTACCTACCATTCCGCCAATGCCGCTGTAGAATTCGAGGATCCTCCAACAACGACAAATCTTTTCCTCCACCTCCATCTCCGTCTCCGTCTGCATCTCCATCTCCACCACCCGTCGGGTTCTTCCGGCTACATATAGATTAAAAATGGCTGTTGTTAGAATGGGTTTGCCGTTACGAGTTGGAAAGGGCGTGGGATTTGGGCTTCACGAAGCGGCCCTGAGGGCcatgatattttaaaaattaatcatgCGTGTTTAAAACGGTGAATCAAACCGGTTcatcaataatttaattttaaaaaatataaataattttaattcagAAATACTTTTCTTCAGCTCAATTAATCTATAAAAAAccaaactaatttttatttaaacaTATCAAGCTCAATCGAATTTACTATCGTATATCGTTAAATGATTCAGATCGATTAATCAAATTGGTCCCAAACTCAAAATCTTAGAATCACTAAGATCGTATTCTAGTTGGGTCTGTTTCAATGCGATCATTCCACATATGATGTGAGCCCAATTTTATAAATCTTATAGTTCGACCAAATTGGACTGACATTCTAGTTCGATTTAATTAAATCGAACCGATTCACCAAATCAAATTAattcattttaaatatatatattataaattgattaatcaaatcaaatcaaatcaaattaattaattttgaacTGATTCAATTAGATAGATCCAAACCGATTTCGATTTAGACCTACCTTACCTTAATCGaactaaataaaaaatcaaattagtttGATTCGACCCTTAATGATTTGATTCAAATGGGTCTGAACGCACCTATCCTTTAACCTAATCTTTAACATTTAAGAAAAGAATTGGATTTGTTATCTCATCAATAAAGGACTTTAAATTAGATTGCTCCCATAAGAACCATAGAGACCAAAATGGAAATAGCCGCTTATCAAAATATTTGAACAATTCTATTCACTCCATTGTTTCATTCCAGGCCAAGGCAATGCAACTAATAACAAAACCTTCAAGACCCAATGCAGCAGAGCCGGAACCCTTTTCTCAATTGGACAGTTAGCTTAAGTGCAGAATGTTAAGTGATATATGCACATGCCTAACACATAATGCTGATTTGAGATGGACAAAACACAAGGAAAACATAACTGAAGAGAGTGTTGACTGGTTTAAACATTACAAAATGTGCCTTCAAGACCAGAATACACTTGTGGCATATGATCAAGGTGCCTTTCTTCTGCTTGCACTGCCACTTGGGGTTCTTGTAACA encodes the following:
- the LOC135587711 gene encoding tRNA (cytosine(38)-C(5))-methyltransferase 2-like isoform X1, whose translation is MEMQTETEMEVEEKICRCWRILEFYSGIGGMRYSLLRAGIRGRVVEAFDINNIANDVYEHNFGHRPFQGNIQILTPLDLDKYEAHAWLLSPPCQPYTRQGLQKDSADARALSFIKILENMSHMMQPPLMLFVENVVGFETSNTHKHMMEVLAGIGFVTQEYILSPLQFGVPYSRPRYFCLAKRKPLSFRNPSCNNLILQTPSPFMPSKNNQSTDGSDGNDGNQEEFNSSCEPIINFLETHFVTGNQQEYMTFRFGTEIVSSPADDDGGGTYKNAWDIYSVAPSLIERWGNAMDVVFPESRRCCCFTKSYYRYVKGTGSLLATSGDINSRLEAPSLIELGLRFFTPREVANLHSFPAEFHFPSHTSLRQRYALLGNSMSVAVVAPLLQYLFSESTTSKIPTLSKDIC
- the LOC135587711 gene encoding tRNA (cytosine(38)-C(5))-methyltransferase 2-like isoform X2, whose protein sequence is MTVGAVPMEGNIQILTPLDLDKYEAHAWLLSPPCQPYTRQGLQKDSADARALSFIKILENMSHMMQPPLMLFVENVVGFETSNTHKHMMEVLAGIGFVTQEYILSPLQFGVPYSRPRYFCLAKRKPLSFRNPSCNNLILQTPSPFMPSKNNQSTDGSDGNDGNQEEFNSSCEPIINFLETHFVTGNQQEYMTFRFGTEIVSSPADDDGGGTYKNAWDIYSVAPSLIERWGNAMDVVFPESRRCCCFTKSYYRYVKGTGSLLATSGDINSRLEAPSLIELGLRFFTPREVANLHSFPAEFHFPSHTSLRQRYALLGNSMSVAVVAPLLQYLFSESTTSKIPTLSKDIC